From the genome of Hymenobacter cellulosilyticus, one region includes:
- a CDS encoding carboxypeptidase-like regulatory domain-containing protein — MLRLFAFFSLLFLLLAPVTSRAQSSGTAASGKVTVSGYLKDAANGEALVGATVVVKSLGVGATANEYGFYSLTLPKGSYTITYTFLGYEPRT; from the coding sequence ATGCTTCGTCTTTTTGCCTTCTTCTCCCTCTTATTTCTGCTGCTGGCACCGGTAACCTCCCGGGCGCAGTCGTCGGGTACGGCTGCTTCCGGCAAGGTAACCGTGAGCGGCTACCTCAAGGATGCCGCCAACGGCGAGGCCCTGGTGGGCGCTACCGTGGTAGTAAAAAGCCTGGGCGTGGGCGCCACGGCCAACGAGTACGGCTTTTACTCCCTGACGTTGCCCAAGGGCAGCTACACCATTACCTACACCTTTCTGGGCTACGAGCCCAGAACGTGA
- a CDS encoding TonB-dependent receptor plug domain-containing protein: MRGGGVDQNLILLDEAPIYNASHLFGLFSTFNPDAVKDIKLVKGGIPAQYGGRLSSLLDVRMKEGNSQRLGVSGGVGLIMSRLAVEAPIVKDKGSFIVAGRRSYGDLFLKFVPDQKDNQAYFYDLSAKANYTLGEKDRLYVSGYLGRDVFAFGKAFKNTLGNRTGTVRWNHVFNSRLFANATALVSKYDYGLGVPEGNQSFEWKSNIVNYSLKADFNYYRTPQSTLNFGASAVYYTFLPGQVTPLSATSIFRPIALDNQQAVEYGAYIDNEQTFSPRLSAQYGLRLSMFDYLGGGTVYEYEGPNGRQKNPVNPQQYSSGEIIKRYPNLEPRASLRYVLTDNSSLKASYNRMVQYIHLVSNTTASSPLDVWTPSTNNIKPEHADQIALGYFRNFQDNAYEASVEVFGKRMDNQIDYINGANTLLNKNLEAELLYGQGRAYGAEFYAKKNEGKMTGWISYTLSRSERQIDGINNNNWYVNKYDKTHYLSVVGMYTVSPRWTVSSTFSYSTGIATTFPDSRYVYQGLVIPNVNGDVRNNYRVPAYHRLDLAATREGKVDPNKRWHSSWTFSIYNAYGRRNPYSIYFRQNEDNPAKTEAVRLAVFGTILPSASYNFNF, translated from the coding sequence GTGCGCGGCGGCGGCGTGGACCAGAACCTGATTCTGCTCGACGAGGCCCCGATTTATAACGCGTCCCACTTGTTTGGCCTCTTCTCGACCTTCAACCCCGATGCCGTGAAAGACATCAAGCTGGTGAAAGGCGGCATTCCGGCCCAGTACGGCGGCCGGCTTTCCAGCCTGCTCGATGTGCGCATGAAGGAAGGCAACTCCCAGCGTCTGGGCGTATCGGGGGGCGTGGGGCTGATTATGTCGCGCCTGGCCGTGGAAGCTCCGATTGTGAAAGACAAAGGCTCGTTTATCGTGGCCGGGCGGCGCTCCTACGGGGACTTGTTCCTCAAGTTTGTGCCCGACCAGAAAGACAACCAGGCCTACTTCTACGACCTCTCGGCCAAGGCCAACTACACTCTGGGCGAAAAGGACCGGCTTTACGTGTCGGGCTACCTGGGGCGGGACGTGTTTGCCTTTGGCAAGGCTTTCAAGAACACCCTGGGCAACCGCACCGGCACCGTGCGCTGGAACCACGTGTTCAATTCCCGGCTGTTTGCCAACGCTACGGCCCTGGTGAGCAAGTACGACTACGGCCTGGGCGTGCCCGAGGGCAACCAGTCGTTTGAGTGGAAGTCCAACATCGTCAACTATAGCCTCAAGGCCGATTTCAACTACTACCGCACGCCCCAGAGCACACTCAACTTCGGCGCCAGCGCGGTGTACTATACCTTTTTGCCCGGGCAGGTAACGCCACTGAGCGCTACGTCCATCTTCCGCCCCATTGCCCTCGACAACCAGCAGGCCGTAGAGTACGGCGCTTATATCGACAATGAGCAGACGTTTTCACCCCGGTTGTCGGCCCAGTATGGCCTGCGCCTGAGCATGTTCGACTACCTGGGCGGCGGTACCGTGTATGAGTACGAAGGACCCAACGGCCGCCAGAAGAACCCAGTGAACCCCCAGCAGTATAGTAGCGGCGAAATCATCAAGCGCTACCCGAACCTGGAGCCCCGGGCCTCGCTGCGCTACGTGCTGACCGATAACAGCTCCCTAAAAGCCAGCTATAACCGCATGGTGCAGTATATCCATCTGGTGTCTAATACTACGGCCTCTTCGCCCCTGGACGTTTGGACGCCGAGCACCAACAACATCAAGCCCGAGCACGCCGACCAGATTGCCCTGGGTTACTTCCGCAACTTCCAGGACAACGCCTACGAGGCCTCGGTAGAGGTATTCGGCAAGCGCATGGACAACCAGATTGACTACATCAACGGGGCCAATACGCTGCTCAACAAGAACCTGGAGGCCGAGCTGCTCTACGGTCAGGGCCGGGCCTACGGAGCCGAGTTCTACGCGAAAAAGAACGAGGGCAAGATGACCGGCTGGATCAGCTACACCCTGAGCCGCTCGGAGCGGCAGATTGACGGCATCAACAACAATAACTGGTACGTCAACAAGTACGACAAGACGCACTACCTCTCGGTGGTGGGCATGTATACCGTGTCGCCGCGCTGGACGGTGTCGAGCACCTTCAGCTACAGCACCGGCATTGCCACCACCTTCCCCGACTCGCGCTACGTGTACCAGGGCCTGGTGATTCCCAACGTGAACGGCGACGTGCGCAACAACTACCGGGTGCCGGCCTACCACCGCCTCGACCTGGCCGCCACCCGGGAAGGCAAAGTTGACCCGAATAAGCGTTGGCACAGCAGCTGGACCTTCTCGATCTACAATGCTTACGGCCGCCGCAACCCCTACAGCATCTATTTCCGCCAGAACGAGGACAACCCGGCCAAAACGGAGGCCGTGCGCCTGGCCGTGTTTGGCACCATCCTGCCCTCGGCGTCTTACAACTTCAATTTCTAA
- a CDS encoding DUF4249 domain-containing protein, with the protein MNRIITFLLAAGLLSLSSCVDVVDVEIPEGKPLLAVEGAITDQPGPYYVTLTKTAPYFDEAELPRVSGAVLTLEDNEGNRETLKEVSPGRYATSSLRGKIGNQYVLTIKAEGEEYRAETEIRRTPEIDSIRAEFRAKSPTDDEGYYILYYGKETPGVGDYYRFTVHHNGRQLNQPGDLIVTNDEMVDGSYINGVELTDEEGVGGVPFKKGDKVRVEIMSIPRDYFYFLNEMETQINNVGLFATPPANVRTNVRNVQPGSEKVAVGYFAGHTLRADSLVIE; encoded by the coding sequence ATGAACCGCATCATCACTTTTCTATTGGCCGCCGGCCTGCTGTCCCTCTCTAGCTGCGTCGACGTGGTGGACGTGGAAATTCCCGAAGGCAAGCCCCTACTGGCCGTGGAGGGCGCAATTACCGACCAGCCCGGCCCCTACTACGTCACGCTTACCAAAACAGCGCCCTACTTCGACGAGGCTGAGCTGCCGCGGGTAAGCGGGGCCGTGCTAACGCTGGAAGACAATGAAGGCAACCGCGAAACCCTGAAGGAAGTCAGCCCGGGCCGCTACGCCACCAGCTCCTTGCGGGGCAAAATCGGCAACCAGTACGTGCTGACCATCAAGGCGGAAGGGGAGGAGTACCGGGCCGAAACCGAAATCCGCCGCACCCCCGAAATTGACAGCATCCGGGCCGAGTTCCGGGCCAAGTCGCCCACCGACGACGAGGGCTACTACATCCTGTACTACGGCAAGGAAACACCCGGCGTGGGCGACTACTACCGCTTTACCGTGCACCACAACGGCCGGCAGCTCAACCAGCCCGGCGACCTTATTGTGACCAACGATGAAATGGTGGACGGCAGCTACATCAACGGCGTGGAGCTCACGGATGAGGAAGGGGTAGGCGGGGTACCCTTCAAGAAAGGCGACAAGGTGCGGGTCGAAATAATGTCCATCCCCCGCGACTATTTCTACTTTCTCAACGAAATGGAAACCCAGATCAACAACGTGGGCCTGTTTGCTACTCCGCCGGCCAACGTGCGGACCAATGTGCGCAACGTGCAGCCCGGCTCCGAAAAGGTGGCCGTGGGCTACTTTGCCGGGCACACGCTGCGCGCCGATTCACTTGTAATTGAGTAG
- a CDS encoding FecR family protein yields the protein MAGLFTDADVEAAWQRFRPKMTGARPAAESPLRVVRQEPAAPATEAPEAKVIPMRPNPLPSLLRIAATILLLIGAVYAFQSYRRELLPTPPVVVTAGPQKRLLALPDGSKVWLNRHSTLEYAADFSGGSGREVTLTGEAFFEVQKDPENPFTVLSAASRTRVLGTSFNVRAYAAEDSVEVSVVTGKVAFASRTSHQDSVLLTSGMRGVLLARGEAEIPVPVRQTATADANFRAWQTGELAFDNATLAHVIRTLRTTFGTTITVADKTLLKCRFTGTFRQPDPTQVLQVVSVATNATMTGDATDGFILGGKGCE from the coding sequence GTGGCTGGCCTCTTTACCGACGCCGATGTGGAAGCCGCCTGGCAACGGTTCCGGCCCAAGATGACCGGAGCCCGCCCCGCCGCCGAAAGCCCGCTGCGGGTAGTTCGGCAAGAGCCGGCAGCACCGGCCACCGAAGCGCCCGAAGCCAAGGTAATTCCGATGCGGCCCAACCCGCTGCCTTCGCTGCTGCGCATTGCTGCCACTATTCTGCTGCTGATTGGGGCCGTGTATGCTTTTCAGAGCTACCGGCGCGAGCTGCTGCCTACGCCGCCCGTCGTAGTGACGGCCGGCCCGCAAAAGCGCCTGCTGGCCCTGCCCGACGGCAGTAAAGTATGGCTGAACCGCCACTCAACCCTGGAATACGCCGCCGACTTCAGCGGCGGCAGCGGCCGGGAAGTAACGCTCACGGGCGAGGCATTCTTTGAGGTACAGAAAGACCCCGAAAATCCTTTCACGGTGCTTTCGGCTGCCTCACGTACCCGGGTGCTGGGCACCTCGTTCAACGTGCGAGCCTACGCCGCCGAAGACTCGGTTGAAGTGTCGGTGGTGACGGGTAAGGTAGCCTTTGCCAGCCGCACCAGCCACCAGGATTCGGTGCTGCTTACCTCCGGAATGCGGGGCGTGCTGCTGGCCCGGGGCGAAGCAGAAATTCCGGTGCCCGTGCGGCAAACCGCCACCGCCGATGCCAACTTCCGGGCCTGGCAAACCGGGGAGCTGGCCTTCGATAACGCCACGCTGGCGCATGTTATCCGCACGCTGCGCACCACGTTCGGTACCACCATCACCGTGGCTGATAAAACCTTGCTGAAGTGCCGCTTCACCGGTACTTTCCGCCAGCCCGACCCAACCCAGGTGCTGCAGGTAGTGAGCGTGGCCACCAATGCTACGATGACCGGTGACGCCACCGATGGGTTTATTCTGGGCGGCAAAGGCTGCGAATAA
- a CDS encoding LA_2272 family surface repeat-containing protein yields MTGTEVQGAQVAGLLNVTGGSVRGAQLAGLVNLVRDDARGLQVAGLVNIVGGAARTRHNDGRPAQARRLLGLPRLLATDPTAQHLAAPSAMSLPGPLVQAAGLVNLTGTDIRGLQTAPLLNSARRVAGLQLGLVNVAKHVKGVQLGLINVADSVDGVSLGLINIVRHGYLHGEVWTSETLPLNAALKLGVTRYYSILSVASQPFGSRVHWATGFGIGTASRPHGRFSWNLDLLDWYLLKQPGTEGTLLSYTQLRPSLVWQIEPQGRLGLVISPTLNLGLYENDGSGTKSEFGKNQLLFLDTTTGKTLVRLWLGGQVGLRF; encoded by the coding sequence GTGACGGGTACCGAAGTACAGGGCGCGCAGGTGGCCGGCTTGCTCAACGTAACCGGGGGCTCGGTGCGCGGTGCCCAGTTGGCTGGCTTGGTCAATCTGGTGCGCGACGATGCCCGGGGCCTGCAGGTGGCCGGCTTGGTCAATATTGTGGGTGGAGCGGCCCGCACCCGCCACAACGACGGTCGCCCGGCTCAGGCCCGCCGGCTGCTGGGCTTGCCCCGTCTACTGGCCACCGATCCAACGGCGCAACACCTGGCTGCGCCTAGTGCCATGTCGTTGCCCGGCCCTTTAGTGCAGGCTGCGGGTCTGGTCAACCTGACTGGCACCGATATCCGCGGCCTGCAAACCGCTCCGCTACTGAACTCTGCCCGGCGCGTGGCGGGGTTGCAGCTCGGCTTGGTGAATGTGGCCAAGCACGTTAAGGGCGTGCAGCTCGGGCTGATAAACGTGGCCGATTCGGTGGATGGCGTGTCGTTGGGCCTCATCAACATCGTGCGGCACGGCTACTTGCACGGCGAAGTGTGGACCAGTGAAACCCTGCCCCTAAATGCGGCCCTGAAACTGGGCGTGACGCGCTACTACAGTATACTTTCGGTAGCCTCCCAGCCTTTCGGGAGCCGGGTGCACTGGGCCACGGGCTTCGGCATTGGCACAGCCAGCAGGCCTCACGGGCGCTTTAGCTGGAACCTGGACTTGCTCGACTGGTACTTGCTCAAGCAGCCCGGCACGGAAGGCACATTGTTGTCGTACACGCAGCTACGTCCATCGTTGGTGTGGCAGATTGAGCCCCAGGGACGTCTAGGACTAGTCATTTCTCCCACGCTCAATCTGGGCTTGTACGAAAACGACGGGAGCGGTACCAAGTCAGAATTTGGCAAGAACCAGCTCCTGTTCCTCGATACCACGACGGGTAAAACCCTGGTACGGCTGTGGCTCGGCGGGCAAGTTGGGCTGCGCTTCTAG
- a CDS encoding alpha/beta hydrolase family protein, whose protein sequence is MAAGGEPTPLSGQWKGPLKVPGGSLELIITIVPLTGGTYYAALDVPKQKVSRMPVDMSLTDNDVLLKIEQAGSRFTGKLSKDRKSMTGTWEQPGLKEEVKFVQDAAPVVSAPVFKPAQPYKTEQVIITNDKTDLCLGATITMPNGNGPFPAVVLVSDSGPQDRDAAQQEDYRMFAILADYLARHGMAVLRYDDRGVGKSGGKYAAATTADQMTDAETAMNYLRTRPRIDKKNVGMIGHGEGANIALLAATEPKGPDFVVSLAGYGLPGRDILRRQQVEIMRMIGGNATQVDAALKLHDKMINIIRQTPNSNQARGKLAAMIRMNNVDIDPNMARARAAQLTSPWYRYYLDFDPKLKLPAVKCPVLALNGVEDLQVAATKNLAILSKGLKAGGNRRVKTYKLAGVNHAFQPDEAEWPLVNGEQQPTFSPKALALMQDWFEEYAKPSVNRMTPRSNPKPEVKKVSRPTAQK, encoded by the coding sequence ATGGCAGCTGGTGGTGAGCCGACGCCCCTGAGCGGGCAATGGAAGGGTCCCTTGAAAGTACCCGGCGGCAGCCTGGAGCTCATCATTACCATCGTACCCCTAACGGGCGGCACCTACTACGCGGCCCTGGATGTGCCCAAGCAGAAGGTGAGCCGCATGCCCGTGGACATGAGCCTGACCGACAACGACGTGCTGCTCAAGATCGAGCAGGCCGGCAGCCGCTTCACCGGCAAGCTGAGCAAGGACCGTAAGTCGATGACGGGCACCTGGGAGCAGCCGGGGTTGAAGGAAGAGGTCAAGTTTGTGCAGGACGCGGCCCCGGTGGTCAGCGCCCCGGTTTTCAAGCCTGCCCAGCCCTACAAGACCGAGCAGGTGATTATTACCAACGACAAAACCGACCTCTGCCTGGGTGCTACCATCACTATGCCCAACGGCAACGGCCCGTTTCCGGCCGTGGTACTCGTGTCGGATTCGGGTCCGCAGGACCGGGATGCCGCCCAGCAGGAAGATTACCGGATGTTTGCTATTCTGGCCGACTACCTGGCCCGGCACGGCATGGCTGTGCTGCGCTACGACGACCGGGGCGTGGGCAAGTCGGGCGGTAAGTACGCAGCAGCTACCACCGCCGACCAGATGACCGACGCCGAAACGGCCATGAACTATCTGCGCACCCGGCCCCGCATCGACAAGAAGAATGTAGGCATGATTGGGCACGGCGAAGGAGCCAACATTGCCCTGCTGGCCGCTACCGAGCCCAAGGGGCCTGACTTCGTAGTGTCGCTGGCCGGCTACGGCCTGCCCGGGCGCGACATTCTGCGGCGGCAGCAGGTTGAGATTATGCGCATGATTGGCGGCAACGCTACCCAGGTGGATGCGGCCCTGAAGCTGCACGACAAGATGATCAACATCATCCGCCAGACGCCGAACAGCAACCAGGCCCGGGGCAAGCTCGCGGCCATGATTCGGATGAACAACGTGGACATTGACCCCAACATGGCCCGGGCCCGCGCTGCCCAGCTTACCTCGCCCTGGTACCGCTACTACCTCGATTTCGACCCCAAGCTGAAGCTGCCCGCCGTGAAATGCCCGGTACTGGCCCTCAACGGTGTGGAAGACCTGCAGGTAGCGGCGACCAAAAACCTGGCTATTCTGAGCAAGGGTCTCAAAGCCGGAGGCAACCGGCGCGTGAAGACCTACAAGCTGGCCGGGGTAAACCACGCCTTCCAGCCCGACGAGGCCGAATGGCCCCTGGTAAACGGGGAGCAGCAGCCCACGTTCTCGCCCAAAGCTCTGGCCCTGATGCAGGACTGGTTTGAGGAGTACGCCAAGCCCAGCGTAAACCGGATGACGCCCCGCTCGAACCCCAAGCCTGAGGTAAAGAAAGTTTCCAGGCCGACGGCACAGAAATAG
- a CDS encoding TonB-dependent receptor: MSNLRLRHLVLLFLTLLSVRLGMAQSTTAAMSGSITDKEGAELPGATIIAIHAPTNTQYIAPTNSEGRYNLQNMRVGGPYSVRVTYIGYKDITREGVYLSLGQNLRLDINLNEATEQLNEVVVSARRDGIMNASRMGSETRISREQLQRLPTLNRSLNDFVRLTPQANGGGSSSIGGSNNRYNNITIDGAVNNDVFGLAPSATPGGQAGTQPIALDAIQEIQVVVSPYDVMLGNFTGGGINAVTRSGSNDLSASIYGFGRNQNTIGKSVTEPRTKADKFSNYQTGFRIGGAVVRDKVFFFLNGEIARASTPLGFTPGTSSSSINPTTLAGIAAYAKQRYGYDVGSTDEEILRTESNKVFGRLDFNLSTNHQLTLRHNYVEAFADNITRTSINFRFGNNGYRFSNVTNSSVAELNSRFGRFSNKFLVSYSRIRDRRNTRGTLLPAFSIADNGNTYLFGTERSSALNSLNQDIVEVTDNLTASFGKHTVTLGTHNEGFKFRNQFIADGNGAYTFTSLQNFYQDKATRVQASYATNGSDGAAAFKAMQLGFYVQDQYSVLENLRLTAGLRLDVPIFLDKPVYNPWSTTSPLSTSTATSTRRTCPTASCCGRPVWASTTT; encoded by the coding sequence ATGAGTAACTTACGATTACGCCATTTAGTGTTGCTGTTCCTGACGCTGCTGTCAGTGCGGTTGGGCATGGCGCAAAGCACTACCGCCGCCATGAGCGGCAGCATCACCGACAAGGAAGGGGCCGAGCTCCCCGGGGCAACCATCATTGCCATTCATGCTCCTACCAATACGCAGTACATTGCCCCCACCAACTCGGAAGGGCGCTACAACCTGCAGAACATGCGCGTCGGCGGCCCTTACAGCGTCCGTGTAACCTACATCGGCTACAAAGACATTACCCGGGAAGGCGTGTACCTGAGCCTGGGCCAGAACCTGCGCCTCGACATCAACCTGAACGAAGCTACGGAGCAACTGAACGAAGTAGTGGTTAGCGCCCGCCGCGACGGTATCATGAACGCCAGCCGCATGGGCTCGGAAACCCGCATTTCGCGGGAGCAGCTCCAGCGCCTGCCCACCCTGAACCGCTCGTTGAACGACTTCGTGCGCCTCACGCCCCAGGCCAACGGCGGCGGCAGCAGCTCGATTGGCGGCTCCAACAACCGCTACAACAACATCACCATCGACGGTGCCGTGAACAACGACGTGTTTGGTCTGGCTCCCAGCGCTACGCCCGGCGGACAGGCCGGCACCCAGCCGATTGCCCTCGACGCTATCCAGGAAATCCAGGTAGTCGTGTCGCCTTACGACGTGATGCTGGGCAACTTCACCGGCGGCGGCATCAACGCCGTAACCCGCTCGGGCTCGAACGATCTGTCGGCTTCGATTTACGGCTTTGGTCGTAACCAGAACACCATCGGCAAGAGCGTAACTGAACCCCGCACCAAGGCCGACAAGTTCTCGAACTACCAGACCGGCTTCCGCATTGGCGGCGCCGTGGTGCGCGACAAGGTCTTCTTTTTCCTGAACGGCGAAATTGCCCGCGCCAGCACCCCGCTGGGCTTCACGCCCGGCACCTCGTCCTCGAGCATCAACCCAACGACCCTGGCCGGCATTGCCGCCTACGCCAAGCAGCGCTACGGCTACGACGTGGGCAGCACCGACGAGGAGATTCTGCGCACGGAAAGCAACAAGGTGTTTGGCCGTCTGGACTTCAACTTGTCGACCAACCACCAGCTCACGCTGCGCCACAACTACGTGGAGGCCTTTGCCGACAACATCACCCGCACTTCCATCAACTTCCGCTTCGGCAACAACGGCTACCGCTTCAGCAACGTGACCAACAGCTCGGTAGCTGAACTCAACAGCCGCTTCGGCCGCTTCTCCAACAAGTTTTTGGTAAGCTACAGCCGCATTCGGGACCGTCGGAACACGCGCGGCACGTTGCTGCCGGCCTTCAGCATTGCCGACAACGGCAACACCTACCTCTTCGGTACGGAGCGTAGCTCGGCTCTGAACAGCCTGAACCAGGACATCGTGGAAGTAACCGACAACCTGACCGCCTCGTTTGGCAAGCACACCGTCACGCTGGGCACGCACAACGAAGGCTTCAAGTTCCGCAACCAGTTTATTGCCGACGGCAACGGGGCTTACACCTTCACCTCGCTGCAGAACTTCTACCAGGACAAGGCCACCCGCGTGCAGGCTTCCTACGCTACCAACGGCAGCGACGGGGCCGCCGCTTTCAAAGCCATGCAGTTGGGCTTCTACGTGCAGGATCAGTACTCCGTGCTCGAAAACCTGCGCCTGACGGCCGGCCTGCGTCTCGACGTACCCATCTTCCTGGACAAGCCGGTGTATAACCCCTGGTCGACAACCAGCCCGCTTTCGACAAGTACGGCGACATCAACACGCAGAACGTGCCCAACGGCCAGCTGCTGTGGGCGCCCCGTCTGGGCTTCAACTACGACCTGA
- a CDS encoding DUF2251 domain-containing protein gives MILGAEEQIKVGQPEPGQENQLISSTATGHEFEVMFEDDGETGYLYALRNGDELEILDALHIYNVADVQDRETPVTVQVFWDVAQTTAALIIAGYCHALYDFQRQMGFCRNAFPPAKNGQTGSRELTDELVEKYFAA, from the coding sequence ATGATATTAGGCGCCGAAGAACAAATCAAAGTAGGGCAGCCCGAGCCCGGGCAGGAAAACCAGCTCATCAGCAGCACCGCCACCGGCCACGAGTTTGAAGTCATGTTCGAGGACGATGGCGAAACCGGCTACCTCTACGCCCTGCGCAACGGCGACGAACTGGAAATCCTGGATGCTCTGCACATCTATAACGTGGCCGACGTGCAGGACCGCGAAACGCCGGTCACGGTGCAGGTTTTCTGGGACGTGGCCCAGACCACGGCGGCCCTGATTATTGCCGGCTACTGCCACGCGCTGTACGACTTTCAGCGGCAGATGGGCTTTTGCCGCAACGCCTTTCCGCCCGCCAAAAACGGGCAAACCGGCTCCCGGGAGCTGACCGACGAGCTGGTCGAGAAGTACTTCGCCGCCTAA
- a CDS encoding PepSY-associated TM helix domain-containing protein produces MTTFKKVVGKLHLWLGLSSGLVVFIVSLTGAIFTFQDEIRDATQDWRKVEVPAQPTEFLLPSRLQAITKTNHPELKPAFFMYMGPDRSTVLYTTDKQGEYFATALNPYTGQELAHLDLHRDFFSIIQDLHMYLLLPEEIGGEVVGVAVLVFVVMLITGIVLWWPKRKTDRKRSFTIKWGARWRRVNYDLHSVLGFYAATIALLLALTGLMMSYEWVLKSVYFVSNAGHDYPAEKTPPTVDTLQAVTATPIPVADFYYQQIRRSSPAAKMIFLGLPASPKQPVYNIAYERALYYYHRDEYYFHPVSGQLLKAIPHESKSNGQKLADVNYDLHTGQVLGLGGKILAFLGSLVSASLPVTGFLMWWGRRKKPKKQRGREVAVAV; encoded by the coding sequence ATGACCACCTTCAAAAAAGTCGTTGGCAAACTGCACCTCTGGCTCGGACTCTCGTCCGGGCTGGTTGTGTTTATTGTGAGCTTAACCGGGGCTATTTTCACCTTTCAGGATGAAATCCGGGATGCTACCCAGGACTGGCGCAAGGTGGAAGTACCGGCCCAGCCGACCGAGTTTCTGCTGCCCTCCCGTTTGCAGGCCATTACCAAGACGAATCATCCGGAGCTGAAGCCCGCCTTCTTTATGTATATGGGCCCCGACCGGTCGACGGTGCTCTATACCACGGACAAGCAGGGCGAATATTTTGCTACCGCACTGAATCCCTATACGGGCCAGGAATTAGCCCACCTCGACCTGCACCGCGACTTTTTCAGCATCATCCAGGATTTGCATATGTACCTGCTGCTGCCCGAGGAAATTGGGGGAGAAGTGGTGGGCGTGGCTGTGCTGGTGTTCGTGGTGATGCTCATAACGGGCATTGTTCTGTGGTGGCCCAAGCGCAAAACCGACCGAAAGCGCAGCTTCACTATCAAGTGGGGGGCCCGGTGGCGGCGCGTAAACTACGATTTGCACAGCGTGCTGGGCTTCTACGCGGCCACCATTGCCCTGCTGCTGGCCTTGACCGGCCTGATGATGAGCTACGAGTGGGTCTTGAAGTCGGTGTACTTCGTCAGCAATGCCGGCCACGACTACCCAGCCGAGAAAACGCCGCCCACGGTAGACACCCTGCAAGCCGTAACGGCCACGCCTATACCCGTAGCCGACTTTTACTACCAGCAGATTCGCCGCAGCTCCCCCGCTGCCAAGATGATTTTCCTGGGCCTACCGGCTTCGCCCAAGCAGCCCGTGTACAACATTGCCTACGAGCGAGCTTTGTATTACTATCACCGCGACGAATACTACTTCCACCCCGTATCGGGGCAGTTGCTCAAAGCCATTCCGCACGAGAGCAAAAGCAATGGGCAGAAGCTAGCCGACGTGAACTACGACCTGCACACGGGCCAGGTGCTGGGCCTGGGCGGCAAGATTCTGGCGTTTCTGGGCAGCTTGGTTTCGGCCAGTTTGCCGGTGACGGGCTTTCTGATGTGGTGGGGCCGCCGCAAGAAGCCTAAGAAGCAGCGGGGCCGGGAAGTGGCCGTGGCTGTTTAG